One window from the genome of Bradyrhizobium xenonodulans encodes:
- a CDS encoding efflux transporter outer membrane subunit, whose translation MADWRGRAVAWTGMLVPGVLLASCAVGPDFVAPSGPAVASFTREQRVASTTSAPVAGGNAQGFASGGDISGYWWTLFRSKQLSAFVEEAVRNHPDVQAAQFALRSARESALAQQGSLFPQVTADGSAQREQATTAQQGQWPGQTSNYTLYGASVSVSYALDIWGGTRRQVESLQAQADYQAFKLEATYLALTANVVTAAITDASLRDQIAATEEIIKAETDQLVRIQHQFEIGANSKSDVLSQEATLAQARATLAPLQKQLAQQRNQLMAYLGRLPSQDRGEHVRLADLRLPGRLPVSLPSMLVRQRPDIRQAEATLHQATATVGVGIANLLPQLTLSGSYGASGPERLFSPDTIVWSAASSVSQKIFDGGTLYHTKEADVATFEQDLALYKSAVVTAFQNVADSLRAIQYDAATLKAQAAAEKATADSLAMAVEQFKTGAVPYVTVINAQQSYLNARVSRIKAQATRFTDTAALFQSLGGGWWNRTDETPDALPRANPGYFAGPDKKNQEAMR comes from the coding sequence ATGGCCGACTGGCGGGGCAGGGCCGTTGCCTGGACGGGCATGCTCGTGCCCGGCGTTCTGCTTGCGTCCTGCGCCGTCGGCCCGGACTTCGTCGCGCCCTCGGGCCCGGCCGTCGCCAGCTTCACGCGAGAGCAGCGCGTTGCGTCGACCACGAGCGCCCCGGTTGCGGGCGGCAACGCGCAGGGCTTTGCGTCGGGCGGCGACATATCCGGGTATTGGTGGACGCTGTTTCGATCGAAGCAGCTCAGCGCCTTCGTCGAGGAGGCGGTGCGCAACCATCCTGACGTCCAGGCGGCGCAGTTCGCGCTGCGCAGCGCGCGGGAAAGCGCGCTGGCGCAGCAGGGGAGCTTGTTTCCGCAGGTGACCGCGGACGGATCGGCGCAACGCGAGCAGGCGACGACGGCCCAGCAGGGGCAGTGGCCGGGGCAGACCTCGAACTATACGCTCTATGGCGCCTCGGTCAGCGTGTCCTATGCCCTGGACATCTGGGGCGGCACGCGGCGTCAGGTCGAATCCCTTCAGGCGCAGGCGGACTACCAGGCGTTCAAGCTCGAGGCGACCTATCTGGCCTTGACCGCCAACGTGGTCACTGCCGCGATCACGGACGCTTCGCTGCGTGATCAAATCGCCGCGACCGAGGAGATCATCAAGGCCGAGACGGACCAACTCGTGCGCATCCAGCACCAGTTCGAGATCGGTGCGAACTCGAAATCGGATGTGCTGTCGCAGGAAGCGACGCTGGCGCAGGCGAGAGCAACGCTGGCCCCGCTTCAGAAGCAGCTGGCGCAGCAGCGCAACCAGTTGATGGCCTATCTCGGGCGGCTGCCGAGCCAGGACCGCGGCGAACATGTCAGGCTTGCCGATCTGCGTCTGCCGGGCCGGTTGCCGGTGTCCTTGCCCTCGATGCTGGTGCGGCAGCGTCCCGACATCCGCCAGGCCGAAGCGACGCTGCATCAGGCGACCGCCACCGTGGGCGTCGGCATCGCGAATCTGCTGCCGCAGCTCACGCTGTCGGGCAGCTATGGAGCCAGCGGCCCGGAACGGCTGTTCTCGCCTGACACCATCGTCTGGAGCGCCGCCTCCAGCGTCAGCCAGAAAATCTTCGATGGCGGGACGCTGTATCACACCAAGGAAGCCGACGTGGCGACGTTCGAGCAGGATCTGGCGCTCTACAAGAGTGCAGTGGTGACTGCCTTCCAGAACGTTGCGGATTCGCTGCGCGCCATCCAGTACGACGCCGCGACGCTGAAGGCGCAGGCGGCCGCGGAGAAGGCGACTGCGGACAGTCTCGCGATGGCGGTCGAGCAATTCAAGACCGGCGCGGTCCCTTATGTGACCGTCATCAACGCCCAGCAGTCCTATCTCAATGCGCGCGTGTCGCGCATCAAGGCGCAGGCGACGCGCTTCACCGATACGGCCGCGCTGTTCCAGTCGCTCGGCGGCGGCTGGTGGAATCGGACGGATGAGACCCCCGACGCGCTGCCGCGCGCCAATCCCGGCTACTTCGCCGGTCCCGACAAGAAAAACCAGGAAGCGATGCGATGA
- a CDS encoding efflux RND transporter periplasmic adaptor subunit, producing MIKRMTIMLSGMAVLFGGLYGFQTFKDMMIRKAIGGMANPPQVVSTVVAANAPWQSTFSAVGSLRAVNGADLALQVAGIVQTIQFSSGDSVAAGQPLLSLVATDDIAKLNSLQATAENYAIVLKRDEEQIKFNAVSQATVDSDKANLKNAQALVGQQKALLEQKTLKAPFAGRLGIRAVDLGQYLSAGTSIVTLQSLDPIYVDFYLPQQALASIGINQDVAISVDAFPAERFTGQITAINAKVDSTSRNVQVRATLRNGEARLLPGMFAKVEIAVGKPEQIATVPLTAIVNNSYGDLVYLVDNLRDGQGTARQMFVKTRSPKGDRIAVTDGVKLGETVVIAGQLKLRNGSPVKIDNSHVPVAEVAPNIVDQ from the coding sequence ATGATCAAGCGCATGACGATCATGCTGAGCGGGATGGCGGTCCTGTTCGGCGGCCTCTACGGCTTTCAGACCTTCAAGGACATGATGATCCGGAAGGCGATCGGGGGCATGGCCAATCCGCCGCAGGTCGTGTCCACCGTGGTGGCGGCCAACGCGCCCTGGCAGTCGACCTTCAGCGCCGTCGGCTCGCTGCGGGCCGTCAACGGCGCCGATCTCGCGCTTCAGGTCGCGGGCATCGTCCAGACTATCCAGTTCTCCTCCGGTGACAGCGTCGCGGCCGGGCAGCCATTGCTGTCGTTGGTTGCAACCGATGACATCGCCAAGCTGAACTCGCTGCAAGCAACCGCTGAGAACTACGCCATCGTGCTGAAGCGCGACGAGGAGCAGATCAAGTTCAACGCCGTCAGCCAGGCGACGGTCGACAGCGACAAGGCCAATCTGAAGAACGCCCAGGCCCTGGTGGGGCAGCAGAAGGCCCTGCTCGAGCAGAAGACGCTGAAGGCGCCGTTTGCGGGCCGGCTCGGCATTCGCGCCGTCGATCTCGGTCAATATCTGAGCGCCGGCACGAGCATCGTCACCCTGCAAAGCCTCGATCCGATCTATGTCGACTTCTACCTGCCGCAGCAGGCGCTGGCGTCGATCGGCATCAACCAGGACGTCGCGATCTCGGTCGATGCGTTTCCGGCGGAGCGGTTTACCGGGCAGATCACGGCGATCAACGCCAAGGTCGATTCGACCAGCCGCAACGTCCAGGTGCGCGCCACCTTGCGAAACGGCGAAGCCCGACTGCTGCCGGGCATGTTCGCCAAGGTCGAGATCGCCGTCGGCAAGCCGGAGCAGATCGCCACGGTGCCGCTGACTGCGATCGTGAACAATTCCTACGGCGATCTCGTCTATCTCGTCGACAATTTGCGCGACGGGCAGGGCACCGCGCGCCAGATGTTCGTCAAGACCAGGTCGCCGAAGGGCGATCGCATCGCGGTGACCGATGGCGTGAAGCTGGGCGAGACGGTGGTGATCGCCGGCCAGCTCAAGCTGCGCAACGGCAGCCCGGTCAAGATCGACAATTCCCATGTGCCGGTCGCGGAAGTCGCGCCCAACATCGTCGATCAGTAG
- a CDS encoding GntR family transcriptional regulator: protein MAARTRPKSDAPDASDRVSRIREGVTAAILEHRLLPGTKLGEDEIGEIYGASRTLVRTALQQLAHEGIVNIEKNRGAFVARPTPADAREVFEARRLIEPTIMDHAIDAVSPVWIARLQQHLTEEREAEMRGDARASVRLSGEFHRLVAEMSGHSIYLGFLKELIARSSLIILLYRRHDTPACGTDHHAGIVAAIRKRDREAARAQMLSHLDEIEAELFLKDPAADELRLADVLGA, encoded by the coding sequence ATGGCCGCCAGAACCCGCCCGAAATCCGACGCGCCAGACGCGAGCGATCGCGTCAGCCGTATCAGGGAGGGTGTGACTGCGGCGATCCTCGAGCATCGCCTGCTGCCGGGCACGAAGCTTGGCGAGGACGAGATCGGCGAGATCTACGGCGCGAGCCGCACGCTGGTCCGCACCGCGCTTCAGCAGCTCGCCCATGAGGGCATCGTCAATATCGAGAAGAACCGCGGCGCCTTCGTCGCGCGGCCGACGCCCGCCGATGCCCGCGAAGTGTTCGAGGCCCGCCGCCTGATCGAGCCCACGATCATGGATCACGCGATCGACGCTGTCTCGCCGGTCTGGATTGCTCGCCTCCAGCAGCATCTCACTGAAGAGCGCGAGGCCGAGATGCGCGGCGACGCACGCGCGTCAGTCCGTCTCTCCGGCGAGTTTCATCGCCTCGTCGCCGAGATGAGCGGCCACAGCATCTATCTCGGTTTCCTCAAGGAGCTGATTGCACGCTCCTCGCTGATCATCCTGCTCTACCGCCGTCACGACACGCCGGCCTGCGGCACCGATCACCATGCCGGCATCGTCGCCGCGATCCGCAAGCGCGACCGGGAGGCCGCGCGCGCGCAGATGCTGTCGCATCTGGATGAGATCGAGGCCGAGCTGTTCCTGAAAGATCCCGCTGCGGACGAGCTGCGACTCGCGGACGTGCTGGGTGCGTGA
- a CDS encoding TetR/AcrR family transcriptional regulator: MAAAAQKPQTRRAAHRTDAGERTRAKVKHRQILDSARELFLDLGFDATSMDAIARHAGVSKATLYVHFDDKDDLLLALVSDECRRVGPKTLWQDDGEPIDLRKGLRAIARTFLEGFLDQRGLAMHRLIMTCASRYPRVADVFMKAGPERCDAEVAAFLRAAQAQHLVDIPDIKLASTQFLSLVQGKEILKWALSMTTPSEARHRALIDGGINVFLAAYERRPRLARPPEKQKRGSSAKARPSR; this comes from the coding sequence ATGGCTGCTGCCGCGCAAAAACCGCAAACACGACGGGCCGCGCATCGGACCGATGCCGGCGAACGAACGCGCGCGAAGGTGAAGCACCGCCAGATCCTCGACAGCGCACGCGAGCTGTTTCTCGATCTCGGCTTCGACGCAACGAGCATGGATGCGATCGCACGTCATGCCGGGGTGTCGAAGGCGACGCTCTACGTTCATTTCGACGACAAGGACGACCTGCTGCTGGCGCTGGTGAGCGACGAGTGCCGCCGCGTCGGGCCGAAGACGTTGTGGCAGGACGACGGCGAGCCGATCGATCTCAGGAAGGGACTGCGCGCGATCGCAAGGACGTTTCTCGAAGGCTTTCTCGACCAGAGGGGGCTGGCGATGCACAGGCTGATCATGACCTGCGCCTCGCGCTACCCGCGCGTGGCCGACGTCTTCATGAAGGCCGGACCAGAGCGCTGCGACGCCGAGGTCGCCGCATTCCTGCGCGCGGCGCAAGCGCAGCACCTCGTCGACATTCCCGACATCAAGCTCGCGTCGACACAGTTTCTCAGCCTCGTTCAGGGCAAGGAAATCCTGAAATGGGCCCTGTCCATGACCACGCCAAGCGAGGCTCGGCATCGCGCCTTGATCGACGGAGGCATCAACGTCTTCCTTGCGGCGTACGAGCGTCGCCCACGCCTCGCGCGGCCGCCCGAGAAACAGAAGCGCGGCAGTTCGGCGAAGGCACGCCCTTCACGTTAG